The segment ATTTTTTACTAAAATTTTGTAATTTTAAAACGCCACTATGACTACCTTTTCCTTTTCTATTAGCAAAAGAATTCTCGATAAATTTCTTTTCAAAAATACTTTCAAGAAATGAAAATATTGCATGATGTAATATATGATCTTCAAAACTTGGTGCATTTATTACTCGTTTTTTACTATCTTCAACAATAAAAGTTCTATATTTTCTATGATGATAAGTAAAATTTCGAATATTGTTTTTTAAATTTAATAAATTTTCCTCCAAATTTTGTTTATATGAAATTACTTCTTTTGTTTTATTTCTTCCTTTATATGCAACTATAAAGGAATTATGTAGATGTTCTATTGAACTA is part of the Candidatus Woesearchaeota archaeon genome and harbors:
- a CDS encoding reverse transcriptase domain-containing protein, whose translation is MFDKFSSIEHLHNSFIVAYKGRNKTKEVISYKQNLEENLLNLKNNIRNFTYHHRKYRTFIVEDSKKRVINAPSFEDHILHHAIFSFLESIFEKKFIENSFANRKGKGSHSGVLKLQNFSKKYKYFLKMDITKYFSSVDQEILFEQIKRHVKDEKFLKYIKIVIQSYLETNIINPLTKNSTGMPIGNVTS